GGATTGTCGACCTCCCGCCGCGTGCCCATGCCGCCCGGGATCATCACGATGTCGAGGGGAGGCGCATCGGCAAGGCCGACATCGGCGAGCGCGGACGGCCCCGCACCGCTCTTGATCGGACCCGCCTTCTGCGCGATCATGACGATCTCGACCCGGTCCTTGATCATCCCGAACATTTCCAGCGGCCCGAACACGTCGAGCAGTTCGAACCCGTCGAACAAAACCATGCCCAGCTTTTTCTTCGGCCCGCTTGGCGGGACGGGTGGCTGGATGGAAATCGCAGCCTCGGACGGTTTGGACAGGGCCGCCAGCGAGAGCGCCGTGGCGCCGCCGATCAACAGGGTCCGGCGCGATGCATCTGGGCGTTTGTCGGTCATGGCGTGCCTCCTTGCCAGGGATATCCTATCCTAAACGATCAGGGCGCGTCATCCCGCATATCCTCGCGCAGGCCGCCACATCCCTTGAGCGTGCCTTCGCCAAATGCGATCGCCACCCGGTCGGACCAGATCGCGTCGCTCATGCCATCGCCGCACGGCCCCTCGGTCAGCGTCATGGTGAAGCCTGCGCCCAGATAGCGAATCGCCCTGACATCGTCGCTGCGCGTCACCGCAAAGCGGAGCGGCGGCTTGTCCGGCCGTTCCAGCGTCACGGTCGATCCCTCGACCGTGACGGCCCAGAAAGGCTCCGTGCCGATGGCGCTGTAGCGATCGGCGTCAGGATGGATATGGCGCGCCTCCGCCTGGGGCGTCTCTCTACCTGTTTCACGTGGAACCTTTTCCAAATGATTTTCGATGCTTGGCGAATCAATCGCGGCGTTGCTGACGATCGGCGCGGCCGTAACGGCTTCTGCCGCATTACTGACCGGCGGCGGCGCATCGTCGCCGCAGCCCGTAATCATCGCGAAGAGGGGGATGAGCCAAGGCCGCCTCATCTCACGGCCACGGCATCCCGGCGGAAGCAGGCCGCGACATGGTCGTTCACCATGCCGATCGCCTGCATCCAGGCATAGACGATCGTGGGCCCGACGAATTTGAAGCCGCGCCGTTTCAGATCTTTGGATATGGCGGCGGATAAATCCGTCTGGGCGGGCACGGTAATGCCATCGCCGCGCAGAGGGACGCCGTCGACGAAGGACCAGACGTAAGTGGCGAAATCCTCGCCCGCATCGCGCATCGCGCAAAATATCCGCGCGCCCGCGATCGTCGCTTCGATCTTCGCCCGCGCCCGCACGATGCCAGGATCGCCCATCAGCCGTTCGACATCATCAGGGCCAAAGGCCGCCACCGTATCGGGATCGAACCCGGCAAAGGCGGCGCGAAACCCCTCTCGCTTGCGCAATATGGTGATCCAGGACAGGCCCGCCTGAAACCCCTCCAGCATCAACGTTTCCCACAACATGCGCGAATCGCGTTCGGGCACGCCCCATTCGCGGTCGTGATAGGCGCAATAGAGCGGGTCCGTCCCGGCCCAGGCGCAACGCGGCTGGTCCGAACCCGTCATGTCAGACGTCCAGATTGGCGACGTTCAGCGCATTGTCCTGGATGAACTCGCGGCGCGGTTCGACCACGTCGCCCATCAACCGGGTAAAGATTTCGTCGGCCACGTCTGCCTGCTCGACCTCGACGCGCAGCATGGAGCGATTGTCCGGGTCCAGCGTGGTTTCCCACAGCTGTTCCGCATTCATCTCGCCCAGCCCCTTGTAGCGCTGGATCGCCAGCCCTTTGCGCCCGGCCGCCAGGATGGCGTCCAGCAGTTCGCTCGGCCGGGTCACCATTGCGCCCTTGGTCGGCGCGACGGGCAGATCGTCGTCGCTTGCTTCGGCTGCCAGCGCCTTGACCGTGATCAGGCGGCTGGGCGTCAGATAGCTGCCCGCATCTTCGGCCGCGATGCTGTGCAGCTTGCGCGCCTCGGCCGATCCGACGAAGCCGCCCTCGATCACATGATGGTCGGTGACGCCGCGCCACAGGCGCTGGAAGTGGAAGCCGCCTTCCTCCGCGACGCTGCCGGTCCAGCGCCCTTCGGCATCCTGCGCGCCCATCCAGGCGACGGTCGCCGCCAGCCGCTCGGCTTGGCTATCCTGATCCAGTTCGGGGTCGAGCGCGCCGTTGAGGCTCAGCGCTTCGATAATCGCGGGATTGTAGCGGCGCGGCACATAGCGCATCACCGCCCGCATCCGGCGCGCATGTTCGATCAGGCTGCGCAGATCCTCGCCGGTGCGCGGACCCTTGCCGGTTTCCAGCGCCATCGATTCGACGCCATTGTCGACCAGATATTGCTCCAGCGCCGCTTCGTTTTTGAGGTACACTTCCGACCGGCCGCGCGTCGCCTTGTAGAGCGGCGGCTGGGCGATATAGAGATGCCCGCCCTCGATGATCTGCGGCATCTGGCGATAGAAGAAGGTCAGCAGCAGCGTGCGGATATGCGCGCCGTCGACGTCCGCGTCGGTCATGATGACGATCTTGTGGTAGCGCAGCTTTTCCAGGTTGAAATCGTCCCGGATGCCGGTGCCCATCGCCTGGATCAGCGTGCCGACTTCCTTGGACGACAGCATCTTGTCGAAGCGTGCGCGCTCGACGTTCAGGATCTTGCCCTTCAAAGGAAGGATCGCCTGATTATGCCGGTTGCGGCCCTGCTTGGCCGACCCGCCCGCCGAATCGCCTTCGACCAGGAACAGTTCGGACTTGGCGGGGTCGCGTTCCTGACAGTCGGCCAGCTTGCCGGGCAGCGATGCGATGTCCAGCACGCCCTTGCGCCGCGTCAGTTCGCGCGCCTTCTTGGCAGCCTCGCGGGCAGCGGCGGCGTCGATCACCTTCTGGACGATCATCTTGCCATGTGCCGGATTTTCTTCCAGCCATTCAGCCATCTTGTCGGCCATCAGGCTTTCGAGCGGCTGGCGGACTTCGGAAGACACCAGCTTGTCCTTGGTCTGCGAGCTGAATTTGGGATCGGGCAGCTTGACCGATACGATCGCGGTCAGCCCCTCACGCATATCCTCGCCGGTGAGGGAGACTTTCTCCTTCTTCAGCGCGCCCGACTTTTCCGCATAATTGTTGAGCGTGCGGGTCAGCGCCGCGCGGAACGCGGCCAGATGGGTGCCGCCGTCGCGCTGCGGGATGTTATTGGTGAAGCACAGGACGTTCTCATAATAGGAGTCGTTCCACTCCAGCGCGACGTCGATCGTCACATCGTCGCGCGTGCCCGAAATCGCGATCGGCTCCGGCATCATCGCCGACTTGTTGCGGTCGAGATATTTGACGAAGGCCGCGATCCCGCCCTCGTAGAACAGCTCGATTTCCTTCTTTTCCTCATGGCGCGCATCGACCAGGAACAGGCGCACGCCACTGTTGAGGAAGGCCAGCTCGCGATAGCGATGCTCCAGCTTTTCGAAGTCGAACTCGGTCTGATTCTTGAACGTGCCGCCGTCGCCGGGCGTCTTTTCGGTCGACGCGAGGAAGGTGACGCGCGTCCCCTTCTTCCCTTCCGGGGCATCGCCGATCACTTTCAGCGGCGCGGTCGCATCGCCATAGGCGAAGCGCATCCAATGTTCCTTGCCATCGCGCCAGATGTTGAGGTCCAGCCATTCGGACAGCGCGTTGACCACCGACACGCCCACGCCGTGCAGGCCGCCCGACACCTTATAGGCATTGTCGTCGCTGGTATTTTCGAACTTCCCGCCCGCATGCAGCTGGGTCATGATGACCTCGGCCGCCGATACGCCTTCTTCCTTGTGGATGCCGGTCGGAATGCCGCGCCCATTATCCTCGACGCTGACCGATCCGTCGGGGTTCAGCGTGATGGTGATGCGGTCGCAATGGCCCGCCAGCGCTTCGTCGATCGCGTTGTCCGAAACCTCGAACACCATATGGTGCAGGCCCGATCCATCGTCGGTATCGCCGATATACATGCCGGGGCGTTTCCGCACGGCGTCCAGGCCTTTGAGCACCTTGATGCTGTCGGCGCCATATTCATTGTTGTTCGGGGTATTGACGGGTTCTTCGCTCATGCCGAGCATATAGGGAAAGCGCCCCCAAAACTAAAGCGAAACATGGCGTCTTCCGCTGGGGACAGGCGCGGTCTATCACGGCTTTCATGCGCACCGTCCCTGCCCTCCTTCTGTCTTCGCTGCTGCTGCTGAGCGCCTGCTCCAAAAGCAACGATGTCTATGAGGAATTGCCCAACTCCTCCCTTGCGGGTGCGCCGCGCGCGGACGTGCCCGAAACCCGCATGGATGCGCCGATCGCCCGGCCCGTCATCATCGGCGAAGACGGGGCCAGGCTCGATGCCTGCGGCGGTCTGGGCCAGGTCGCCCGCGCTGGTCCGGGCGGCTTGGCCCTGCGCGCCGCGCCCTTCGACGATGCAAAGGCAATTGCGCGCCTGGCAGAGGGGCAGCGCACCTGGCTATGCACCCGCAGCATCGATCAGAAATGGCTCGGCGTCGTCGTGCCGCCCGCCCGCATCGTGGGCGAAGCTGCGGAAAGCGTGGATTGCGGCGTCGCGTCCCCCGTGGAACGCAAGCAGCCCTATGCCGGTCCCTGCGTCAGCGGCTGGGTCGCCAGTGCCTATATACGGTCGATCGGCGACTGACGCCTCATTCGATTCCGGTAAACACCAGCTTCTGCACCCGCCGTCCCGTATTCACTTCGGTGGTGTAGATATTCCCCTCGCTGTCGGTGTCGATGCTGTGCAGCCAGGTGAATTGCCCCGCCTGCCGTCCCACCCGGCCGACTGCGCCCAGCACCTCGTGCGTCTTGCGCAGCAATATCCAGACGCGCCCGTTCATCATGTCCGCGACGTACAGATAGGTCTGCTGCGGATCGGGTGAAAAGGCGATGTCGGTGACCGTATGCGTGCCGCCCGTATCCGGCGCGATCGCCAAGTCGCGGACGAAGGTGAGGCCGCCATTCTTCTCCCGCCTGAACAGCTGCGCGCGGTTGTTGTTGCGGTCGCAGACATAGACATGGCCATCTTTCGTCGGCACCACGCAATGGACGATGCTGTTGAAGATCGGGGCCTTGGGATCGGCGACGCGGCTGGGGTCGACGGCATGGCTCTGGTCGAAATCGCCCTTCAGCACCGGCCCGCTGGGCGGCTTGCCATAGGCGCCCCAGCGCCCCTTGTAGCCGTTGTTTTTCGCGTCGAAGCCGATCACCCGGCGGTTCACATAACCGTCCGAAATCAGGACCATGCCGTCCGAATGATTGACGTCTGACGGATTGCCCAACTGGTCGGTCGCATCATTGCCGCCGGTCTTCTCCCGCCGCCCGAAGCTGCGAATATATCGACCGTCGGCGGTATAGTTCATGACGACATGATCGCCCTTCCCATTGCCGCCGAACCAGACGGAGCCGTCCTTGTCCACGAAGATGCCGTGCAGGCTGGTCGGCCACTGGTTCACGCCATCCACCGTGGGGGCGATGTCCGCCCCGCCCCAGCCGCCGATATAGCGACCGTCCTTGCCGAAGCGCACCACCGGCGGCGCGGGCTTGCAGCAGGCGGCGATCGGCGGGCTTTGGGCCAAGCCCGTATCGGTCGCGGTCAGGCTGTTGGGGCGATGGACGACCCATACCGAATCGTCCGGTCCCACGGCCACCCCGCTCACCTGGCCCAGCAGCAAGTCGTCGGGCATGGCGGGCCAGGCGGCATCGACCTTGAACCGCGGCATCTTCGTGCCGGCCGGTGCGACCTGTTCGAAGGCGAGCGGGGCGAGCGCCTGAACGGATGCCTGTCGTGCTGCCTGCTCCGATGGCGTGGATGCGCCGGTCAAGGGTAGCAATAAGGCGATAGCGAGGAAGGGGCGCATGGAAAGAT
This window of the Sphingobium sp. CR2-8 genome carries:
- a CDS encoding DNA-3-methyladenine glycosylase I, whose protein sequence is MTGSDQPRCAWAGTDPLYCAYHDREWGVPERDSRMLWETLMLEGFQAGLSWITILRKREGFRAAFAGFDPDTVAAFGPDDVERLMGDPGIVRARAKIEATIAGARIFCAMRDAGEDFATYVWSFVDGVPLRGDGITVPAQTDLSAAISKDLKRRGFKFVGPTIVYAWMQAIGMVNDHVAACFRRDAVAVR
- a CDS encoding COG3650 family protein — encoded protein: MRRPWLIPLFAMITGCGDDAPPPVSNAAEAVTAAPIVSNAAIDSPSIENHLEKVPRETGRETPQAEARHIHPDADRYSAIGTEPFWAVTVEGSTVTLERPDKPPLRFAVTRSDDVRAIRYLGAGFTMTLTEGPCGDGMSDAIWSDRVAIAFGEGTLKGCGGLREDMRDDAP
- a CDS encoding DJ-1/PfpI family protein; amino-acid sequence: MTDKRPDASRRTLLIGGATALSLAALSKPSEAAISIQPPVPPSGPKKKLGMVLFDGFELLDVFGPLEMFGMIKDRVEIVMIAQKAGPIKSGAGPSALADVGLADAPPLDIVMIPGGMGTRREVDNPGFIAAIRALADATPQVATICTGSGLLAKSGLLDGIKATSNKMAWKWATAQGAKVVWLPKARWVEDGKFTSSSGISAGTDMALALIAKLYGKDMAHWVTHRAEYRWNEDATDDPFAAMNGLPG
- the gyrB gene encoding DNA topoisomerase (ATP-hydrolyzing) subunit B, which produces MSEEPVNTPNNNEYGADSIKVLKGLDAVRKRPGMYIGDTDDGSGLHHMVFEVSDNAIDEALAGHCDRITITLNPDGSVSVEDNGRGIPTGIHKEEGVSAAEVIMTQLHAGGKFENTSDDNAYKVSGGLHGVGVSVVNALSEWLDLNIWRDGKEHWMRFAYGDATAPLKVIGDAPEGKKGTRVTFLASTEKTPGDGGTFKNQTEFDFEKLEHRYRELAFLNSGVRLFLVDARHEEKKEIELFYEGGIAAFVKYLDRNKSAMMPEPIAISGTRDDVTIDVALEWNDSYYENVLCFTNNIPQRDGGTHLAAFRAALTRTLNNYAEKSGALKKEKVSLTGEDMREGLTAIVSVKLPDPKFSSQTKDKLVSSEVRQPLESLMADKMAEWLEENPAHGKMIVQKVIDAAAAREAAKKARELTRRKGVLDIASLPGKLADCQERDPAKSELFLVEGDSAGGSAKQGRNRHNQAILPLKGKILNVERARFDKMLSSKEVGTLIQAMGTGIRDDFNLEKLRYHKIVIMTDADVDGAHIRTLLLTFFYRQMPQIIEGGHLYIAQPPLYKATRGRSEVYLKNEAALEQYLVDNGVESMALETGKGPRTGEDLRSLIEHARRMRAVMRYVPRRYNPAIIEALSLNGALDPELDQDSQAERLAATVAWMGAQDAEGRWTGSVAEEGGFHFQRLWRGVTDHHVIEGGFVGSAEARKLHSIAAEDAGSYLTPSRLITVKALAAEASDDDLPVAPTKGAMVTRPSELLDAILAAGRKGLAIQRYKGLGEMNAEQLWETTLDPDNRSMLRVEVEQADVADEIFTRLMGDVVEPRREFIQDNALNVANLDV